From a single Phalacrocorax aristotelis chromosome 1, bGulAri2.1, whole genome shotgun sequence genomic region:
- the PIGA gene encoding phosphatidylinositol N-acetylglucosaminyltransferase subunit A isoform X3, producing the protein MGGGPGSAPGVPAAGGSGAGMAAGGVPAGEAHSVCMVSDFFYPNMGGVESHVYQLSQCLIERGHKVLVVTHAYGRRKGVRYLTNGLKVYYLPLKVMYNQSTATTLFHSLPLLRYIFVRERVTVVHAHSSFSAMAHDALFHAKTMGLRTVFTDHSLFGFADVSSVLTNKLLTVSLCDTNHIICVSYTSKENTVLRAALDPRIVSVIPNAVDPTDFTPDPSRRDDSTITIVVVSRLVYRKGVDLLSGIIPELCQKYPELHFLVGGEGPKQIVLEEVRERYQLHDRVRLLGALEHQDVRNVLVQGHIFLNTSLTEAFCMAIVEAASCGLQVVSTRVGGIPEVLPENLIILCEPSVRSLCDGLEKAIAQLRSGTLPSPETVHNKVKTFYTWRNVAERTEKVYDRVADEVVLPMDERLNRLMSHCGPVTGYIFALFAVLNFLFLAFLRWMTPDSIIDVAIDATGPKGAWTKQYFLGKKGRVKEEVPSSSNAQMERKECISH; encoded by the exons ATGGGAGGGGGGCCGGGGAGCGCCCCTGGAGTGCCGGCAGCCGGCGG GAGCGGTGCCGGGATGGCGGCCGGCGGTGTCCCGGCGGGGGAGGCGCACAGCGTCTGCATGGTGTCGGACTTCTTCTACCCCAACATGGGGGGCGTGGAGAGCCACGTGTACCAGCTGTCGCAGTGCCTCATCGAGCGGGGCCACAAGGTCCTGGTGGTCACGCACGCCTACGGCCGCCGCAAGGGCGTCCGCTACCTCACCAACGGCCTGAAGGTCTACTACTTGCCCCTGAAGGTCATGTATAACCAGTCGACGGCGACGACGCTCTTCCACAGCCTGCCCTTGCTCAGGTACATATTCGTGCGGGAGAGGGTCACCGTTGTCCACGCGCACAGCTCCTTCTCCGCCATGGCCCACGACGCCCTCTTCCACGCCAAGACCATGGGGCTGCGGACGGTGTTCACGGACCACTCCCTCTTCGGGTTCGCTGATGTCAGCTCGGTGCTTACCAACAAACTGCTGACGGTGTCCCTGTGCGATACGAACCACATCATCTGCGTCTCCTACACGAGTAAGGAAAACACGGTGCTGCGGGCAGCTTTGGACCCTCGCATAGTCTCTGTCATCCCCAATGCTGTCGATCCCACCGACTTCACGCCAGACCCATCGAGGAGGGATGACAGTACGATAACAATTGTTGTTGTCAGCAGACTTGTTTACAGAAAAG GTGTAGATTTGCTTAGTGGTATAATTCCTGAGCTCTGTCAGAAATATCCAGAGTTACATTTCTTAGTTGGAGGAGAAGGACCAAAACAGATCGTACTGGAAGAAGTCCGGGAAAGATACCAACTACATGACAG GGTACGTCTCCTAGGAGCCTTGGAACACCAGGATGTTAGAAATGTTCTAGTCCAGGGGCACATTTTTCTCAACACTTCCCTCACTGAGGCCTTTTGTATGGCAATTGTGGAAGCAGCAAGCTGTGGTttacag gtGGTGAGTACAAGAGTTGGTGGGATTCCTGAGGTGCTTCCagaaaatctcattattttatgtGAACCCTCTGTGAGATCTTTGTGTGATGGATTAGAAAAAGCGATTGCCCAGCTCAGATCAGGAACACTACCATCTCCAGAAACTGTTCATAATAaagtaaagacattttacaCATGGAGGAATGTAGCAGAGAGAACTGAGAAA GTGTATGACAGGGTTGCAGATGAAGTGGTTTTACCAATGGATGAGCGACTTAACAGACTAATGTCTCACTGTGGCCCAGTGACTGGgtatatttttgctctttttgctGTTCTGAACTTCCTTTTCTTGGCATTTCTGAGGTGGATGACTCCAGATTCCATTATTGATGTTGCAATAGATGCCACAGGACCTAAAGGCGCATGGACTAAACAGTATtttttggggaagaaaggaagagttaAAGAAGAAGTTCCAAGCTCCTCAAATGCTCaaatggagaggaaagaatGCATCAGTCACTAA
- the PIGA gene encoding phosphatidylinositol N-acetylglucosaminyltransferase subunit A isoform X1, with product MGGGPGSAPGVPAAGGSGAGMAAGGVPAGEAHSVCMVSDFFYPNMGGVESHVYQLSQCLIERGHKVLVVTHAYGRRKGVRYLTNGLKVYYLPLKVMYNQSTATTLFHSLPLLRYIFVRERVTVVHAHSSFSAMAHDALFHAKTMGLRTVFTDHSLFGFADVSSVLTNKLLTVSLCDTNHIICVSYTSKENTVLRAALDPRIVSVIPNAVDPTDFTPDPSRRDDSTITIVVVSRLVYRKGVDLLSGIIPELCQKYPELHFLVGGEGPKQIVLEEVRERYQLHDRVRLLGALEHQDVRNVLVQGHIFLNTSLTEAFCMAIVEAASCGLQVVSTRVGGIPEVLPENLIILCEPSVRSLCDGLEKAIAQLRSGTLPSPETVHNKVKTFYTWRNVAERTEKVDDSRFHY from the exons ATGGGAGGGGGGCCGGGGAGCGCCCCTGGAGTGCCGGCAGCCGGCGG GAGCGGTGCCGGGATGGCGGCCGGCGGTGTCCCGGCGGGGGAGGCGCACAGCGTCTGCATGGTGTCGGACTTCTTCTACCCCAACATGGGGGGCGTGGAGAGCCACGTGTACCAGCTGTCGCAGTGCCTCATCGAGCGGGGCCACAAGGTCCTGGTGGTCACGCACGCCTACGGCCGCCGCAAGGGCGTCCGCTACCTCACCAACGGCCTGAAGGTCTACTACTTGCCCCTGAAGGTCATGTATAACCAGTCGACGGCGACGACGCTCTTCCACAGCCTGCCCTTGCTCAGGTACATATTCGTGCGGGAGAGGGTCACCGTTGTCCACGCGCACAGCTCCTTCTCCGCCATGGCCCACGACGCCCTCTTCCACGCCAAGACCATGGGGCTGCGGACGGTGTTCACGGACCACTCCCTCTTCGGGTTCGCTGATGTCAGCTCGGTGCTTACCAACAAACTGCTGACGGTGTCCCTGTGCGATACGAACCACATCATCTGCGTCTCCTACACGAGTAAGGAAAACACGGTGCTGCGGGCAGCTTTGGACCCTCGCATAGTCTCTGTCATCCCCAATGCTGTCGATCCCACCGACTTCACGCCAGACCCATCGAGGAGGGATGACAGTACGATAACAATTGTTGTTGTCAGCAGACTTGTTTACAGAAAAG GTGTAGATTTGCTTAGTGGTATAATTCCTGAGCTCTGTCAGAAATATCCAGAGTTACATTTCTTAGTTGGAGGAGAAGGACCAAAACAGATCGTACTGGAAGAAGTCCGGGAAAGATACCAACTACATGACAG GGTACGTCTCCTAGGAGCCTTGGAACACCAGGATGTTAGAAATGTTCTAGTCCAGGGGCACATTTTTCTCAACACTTCCCTCACTGAGGCCTTTTGTATGGCAATTGTGGAAGCAGCAAGCTGTGGTttacag gtGGTGAGTACAAGAGTTGGTGGGATTCCTGAGGTGCTTCCagaaaatctcattattttatgtGAACCCTCTGTGAGATCTTTGTGTGATGGATTAGAAAAAGCGATTGCCCAGCTCAGATCAGGAACACTACCATCTCCAGAAACTGTTCATAATAaagtaaagacattttacaCATGGAGGAATGTAGCAGAGAGAACTGAGAAA GTGGATGACTCCAGATTCCATTATTGA
- the PIGA gene encoding phosphatidylinositol N-acetylglucosaminyltransferase subunit A isoform X2, with protein MAPCGSAGRSGAGMAAGGVPAGEAHSVCMVSDFFYPNMGGVESHVYQLSQCLIERGHKVLVVTHAYGRRKGVRYLTNGLKVYYLPLKVMYNQSTATTLFHSLPLLRYIFVRERVTVVHAHSSFSAMAHDALFHAKTMGLRTVFTDHSLFGFADVSSVLTNKLLTVSLCDTNHIICVSYTSKENTVLRAALDPRIVSVIPNAVDPTDFTPDPSRRDDSTITIVVVSRLVYRKGVDLLSGIIPELCQKYPELHFLVGGEGPKQIVLEEVRERYQLHDRVRLLGALEHQDVRNVLVQGHIFLNTSLTEAFCMAIVEAASCGLQVVSTRVGGIPEVLPENLIILCEPSVRSLCDGLEKAIAQLRSGTLPSPETVHNKVKTFYTWRNVAERTEKVYDRVADEVVLPMDERLNRLMSHCGPVTGYIFALFAVLNFLFLAFLRWMTPDSIIDVAIDATGPKGAWTKQYFLGKKGRVKEEVPSSSNAQMERKECISH; from the exons ATGGCGCCTTGTGGTTCTGCCGGCAGGAGCGGTGCCGGGATGGCGGCCGGCGGTGTCCCGGCGGGGGAGGCGCACAGCGTCTGCATGGTGTCGGACTTCTTCTACCCCAACATGGGGGGCGTGGAGAGCCACGTGTACCAGCTGTCGCAGTGCCTCATCGAGCGGGGCCACAAGGTCCTGGTGGTCACGCACGCCTACGGCCGCCGCAAGGGCGTCCGCTACCTCACCAACGGCCTGAAGGTCTACTACTTGCCCCTGAAGGTCATGTATAACCAGTCGACGGCGACGACGCTCTTCCACAGCCTGCCCTTGCTCAGGTACATATTCGTGCGGGAGAGGGTCACCGTTGTCCACGCGCACAGCTCCTTCTCCGCCATGGCCCACGACGCCCTCTTCCACGCCAAGACCATGGGGCTGCGGACGGTGTTCACGGACCACTCCCTCTTCGGGTTCGCTGATGTCAGCTCGGTGCTTACCAACAAACTGCTGACGGTGTCCCTGTGCGATACGAACCACATCATCTGCGTCTCCTACACGAGTAAGGAAAACACGGTGCTGCGGGCAGCTTTGGACCCTCGCATAGTCTCTGTCATCCCCAATGCTGTCGATCCCACCGACTTCACGCCAGACCCATCGAGGAGGGATGACAGTACGATAACAATTGTTGTTGTCAGCAGACTTGTTTACAGAAAAG GTGTAGATTTGCTTAGTGGTATAATTCCTGAGCTCTGTCAGAAATATCCAGAGTTACATTTCTTAGTTGGAGGAGAAGGACCAAAACAGATCGTACTGGAAGAAGTCCGGGAAAGATACCAACTACATGACAG GGTACGTCTCCTAGGAGCCTTGGAACACCAGGATGTTAGAAATGTTCTAGTCCAGGGGCACATTTTTCTCAACACTTCCCTCACTGAGGCCTTTTGTATGGCAATTGTGGAAGCAGCAAGCTGTGGTttacag gtGGTGAGTACAAGAGTTGGTGGGATTCCTGAGGTGCTTCCagaaaatctcattattttatgtGAACCCTCTGTGAGATCTTTGTGTGATGGATTAGAAAAAGCGATTGCCCAGCTCAGATCAGGAACACTACCATCTCCAGAAACTGTTCATAATAaagtaaagacattttacaCATGGAGGAATGTAGCAGAGAGAACTGAGAAA GTGTATGACAGGGTTGCAGATGAAGTGGTTTTACCAATGGATGAGCGACTTAACAGACTAATGTCTCACTGTGGCCCAGTGACTGGgtatatttttgctctttttgctGTTCTGAACTTCCTTTTCTTGGCATTTCTGAGGTGGATGACTCCAGATTCCATTATTGATGTTGCAATAGATGCCACAGGACCTAAAGGCGCATGGACTAAACAGTATtttttggggaagaaaggaagagttaAAGAAGAAGTTCCAAGCTCCTCAAATGCTCaaatggagaggaaagaatGCATCAGTCACTAA